The segment GTACTATGACTCCAAGTTGTTGACGTCTATTGTGCAGCGTTCGGCAGAAATTCTGGGTTCGCCTATTTATGAGGATGCCGCCTTTGAGATTGCTCGCCGGAGCCGTGGCACGCCACGTATCGCGAACAACCTGCTGCGCCGGACCCGTGACTTCGCCCAGATCAAAGGCGATGGTACCATTACGGTAGAGATTGCCCAGTTTGCCCTGAACGCCTTAGATGTGGATCATAACGGTTTGGACGAAATGGACAAACGCATTCTCATGACCATTATTGACAAGTTCAAAGGCGGTCCGGTCGGGCTTTCTACCATCGCCACGGCTTGTGGGGATGAGGCCGAGACTATTGAAGAGGTTTACGAGCCGTTCCTGATCCAGGAAGGCTACATTAAACGTACCAGCCGCGGTCGGGAAGCTACTGAAGCTGCCTACCGTCACCTTGGCAAGATTCCGCCTAATCATGTGCGCAGCGGCACCTTATTTGACAATGCAGAGTAGTTTTCCAGTTCTTGTTTATAGTTGAAAGAATCCCCGGCTATCCAATGCCGGGGATTTCTGCTTTCAAGAGCATAAAGTTTATTCTGTTTTCTTGATCTCGGCAACTAATTCTACTTCTATCACCACATTTGGCTCTAAAAGCCGGACGACCTGTACCCACGTAGCAGCCGGAGTATGGGTGCCATAAAATTTCTTCCGAACCAAGTGGTGTTTAGACGTCTCTTCCATGTTGGTGGTATACAAATTTTCCTTCACCACATGCGTGAAATTTAGGTTATACTGTTTCAACGTGGCTTGCAAGGTGCGGTATACCTGCTCAATGGCTTTGTCCATCGGCCCACTTGCCACCGTGCCGGAAATATACAGGAGATTACCGCTTCGGTAGGCTTGTGCATAATTCCATTCTTGGTTGGGTCTTAATACTTTAGGCGCTTGACCAGATACAGCATTGTTTTTTTCCTGCGCCTTTGCAGTAAAGGCCAGTATGGTGAAAAGTAGGGTAAAGAGCATCTTGTTCATAAGAGAGAAGGTGGTTTTTATGATTGACAGGCCAAAGAGATAGTATCCCCATTTGGAAGTTAGAAAATGGGGGACTTGCTGAAGTATCCAAATTCCACAAAATGGGCTTAAATCAGAAAAATTACGCTAAGTGAAATTCTTTTCCGCCAACTTTGTTCACTAGAAACGGTCATCATTGCCCAAAGCATTATGTTTAATCTCGCCCCAAAACATACCCAAATCATCAAGCAGAAAGCCCAGGAACTTGGGTTTATGTACTGTGGTGTGTCTAAAGCTGAGTTTTTAGAAGAAGAGGCACCTAGGCTGGAAAGTTGGCTGAATCAGAACATGCATGGTCAAATGCACTACATGGCCAACCACTTTGACAAGCGCCTTGATCCGCGCCTGTTGGTTGACGGTGCCAAATCTGTAGTGAGCTTGCTGTTGAATTACTTTCCTGAGGAAACCCAACCTGAGGACACGTTTAAGATTTCTAAATACGCGTACGGCCAGGATTACCACTTTGTAATCAAAGACAAGCTAAAAACGCTCTTCCAGTACATACAGGAAGAGATTGGCGAAGTAGGCGGGCGGGTGTTTGTGGACTCCGCACCAGTAATGGATAAGGTATGGGCGAAGAAAAGCGGTTTGGGTTGGGTAGGGAAAAACAGTAACCTCATCAGACCAGGGGTAGGCAGTTTCTTCTTCATTGCCGAATTGATCCTGGATTTGGAATTAGAGCCTGATGGTCCAATCAAAGACTATTGCGGTACCTGTACTAAGTGCATGGACGCCTGTCCAACAGATGCTATCTCGGCGCCTTACGTGGTAGACGGAAGCAAATGCATTTCCTATTTCACTATTGAGTTGAAAGACCAGATTCCGCAGGAAGTAGAAGGGAAGTTTGGTAATTGGGTGTTTGGCTGTGACATCTGCCAGGATGTATGCCCCTGGAACAGATTCAGTAAGGCGCACCGCGAGCCGGCTTTTGCGCCTCACCCAGAGTTGCTCCACCTTACATCAAACGATTGGGTGGAGCTTACTCAAGAGGTGTTCAGAGATATTTTCAGAAAATCAGCCGTAAAACGCACGGGGTTTGAAGGATTAACCAGGAACCTGCGTTTTGTGGCAAACGAACCAGCCGACTTAAGCAGCGACCGCGTTTCCGAAGACCTTGTCTAAGATGCTGCCGTAGGAGCCAGCAAAGTGCGCATAGCACCACTCACGTAAGGTTTCAAGCTCTTTCTGCACCAGCATCCTCATGCTTTTTCTCAGTTCTTTCTCAAAAAGACCTGAGTCAAAGCTCACTTTGCTTAAAATTAATTTAACGTACTCTAACATGACTTAAGGGTATAGATTGTTGTATTTTGGTTGGGTATAAAGAATACGTAAAGATGCAAAAAATGATTCCAGTATTTATACTGAATATCCTACATTTTATACTCATTTTACAATTAATAGAACATAAGAAAGGCAGCCCTTTGGGGCTGCCTTTCTTATGTATTTAGAATTAAGAGGTTATTTAATGAACGGTGCCACAATGGAATTTACCTGTGCAACGGTCAATGGCTCATCAAATGCCTCTGAAGCGGCGTTGGCATCAATGGCTATTCCGCCAAAAGTACCTACTATGTTTACGCCCGCTTGCGTGGTTACTTCTTCGCCATCATAGATTCCCTGGAAAGCAGCAGGAAGTCCGCCTCTGTCTTTCATGGTGATCCATGGCTTGTTAGTAGCAACTCCGTTAGCCATGTCTCTGCGCATACGGCGAAGGTGTGCCGCGTGTCTTGCTTCAACAGAGTGAATCTGCAAAGCTGCCTGTAGTACACCGTCATTGCTCATAAGGGCAGGTGCTGCTCCTTTGTAAGCTCTTACTCCGGTATCTTCAAATGCCTGGGCTACCGCCAGCATGGTTGGATAGTTAGTGAAGGTAGCATTGCCCAAAGTACCTTTAGCCGTCCAGTCAAAGTTAGCATCAGTATAAGTGGTTGGCGCAGCGCCTCCCATGCCTGAAATAGCAGTGCGCAGGAAGTTAACGTGATCTTCTTCATGGTCTCTAATCACCGTAAAGGCTGTTTTACCAGCGGCATTAGCGAAGATGTTGGTATCAGCGGCACGTCTGTAGAAGAAATATTCCAGGTTCTCCAGTTTCAGGGCGAACTCTAAGACATCACGTACAGAAGGCATGGCGGTTTGTCCGTATGCTTTGTTAAGCATAGAACCAAAGGCAATTGGAACTGCGGCAGCCGCTAGTTTCTTTCCAAATCCGCCGAAGTGTTTGAATACAGCGCGACGTGGATCCAGCCGGTCAAAGATTTCTGGATCTACTTTTTCTACTTCTTTTAATATATTAAAGATATTCATGGCTTTCTTAGATTAGGTAGTTGGCAAATTGCTTCCGTTGAGTTTTTCCATAATAAAAGGCTGGGCTGCAGCCAATACCTGGGCAGGCGTAAGGGCTACATCCAGACCATTGGCATCTACAATCATACGGCCCGGGATAATACCTGAATCGCCGCTGGCAAAGGTGCCATTCTCAATCATGTCTCTGATCTCGGCGGCGTGTCTTGCTTCAACTGAAACAATTTTACCGGCAAGACCTAAGAAGGTAGCATTTGTAAGAAGTTTGCCGGCTCCGTTATAGGCAGCCACACCTAAGTCTTCAAAGGTTTTAGCCGTTGATAAGATAGAGGCACGGCTTGCCAGAGCACTGGCTGGAAGATTTGGCGTTAAACTTGGAATAATCTGGTTTGCCGCGTTAGCTGTGATAGCAGCTTTAAAGAATTCGCGGTGGGCTACCTCGTGATTTCTGATGTCAGTTAGTACCTGTCTTTCAACAGCACTAGGGAAAAGGGTGGAGAAGTTTGGAAGGGCTACTACTGCAGTATAGAAAGCAGCTTCTAACTGCTCCAGCGCATACGCATAGTTTAAGATTCCTACATCATTACTACCTAAGTTAACGGTGCCCGTTGTGTTGGGAGTGGTGGTGTCATCGTCATCATCACAGCCTGCAAGTAAAAGCGCTGAAACAGCCATGCCGGCTCCGGTATAGCGGAGAAAGGAACGGCGATTGAAAGGGTTGTTCAATCCCTGCAATACTTCCTGCTCAGGAACTGAATTTGTGTTTTTTGCCATAGTTTTGAAAAATGAAGGTGAAACAATTGGTATTACCAGAGCCTTTGTCAAAGCCTAGGTTTAGTTTGGTACCGCCCCTGAATTCTGGCGGAATTAGCGAGACCTACGATAGGAGATATTTACCCGGATTTCAGAAGAATGAAAAAAAGTGAAATAAAATGGAAATATTTTTACAGCCTTGTCTTATAAGGCTTTATAAGAGATAGGGGCCTTGGTCTGTTCTTCGTACTTTTGGAGGAGAATAATACGGCAGCTTTCTGGCCGTTTTACTTAAAATAAATGAAATACGCGGTAATCTTGTTTGTTTGGCTGATGGGCTGTGCCTCCTGGTGCAGTGCGCAGGACCACACCATAGAATACGGTCCGGCCGCCATTCCCATTGACCAATATTTCACTATTTCATTAAAGTCTCCGGGTACTAAACCCACTAAGGTAGAGGGCTTTCCCGAAATTGAGGGAATGCAGAAGAGCACCCAAAAATCTTTTACTACAAAAATCACCAAAGGCACTCAAACCTCCTTTGTGTACACCCTAACACAGCAATATGCCCCGCTAAAAGAAGGAGAGGTGATAGTTAAGCCCTTTGCCTTGGTAGTGGACGGCAAAACTGTACCTGCCCCGGGCATTAAAGTGAAAGTAGGTCCCTCAGCACCACCTCTCACTGGAAAACCCCTGGACAGCCTGGCAGCGGCAAAGGGTACACCGGCAACCCCCGAGTTTGTGGACGTAAAGGAAAATGCATTTCTTACCCTGCACGTGCCCAAGAAAAGCTGCTATGTGGGGGAGGCGGTACCAGTCTCCTTGTGGTTTTATGTGGCAGAGGCAGACTTGGGGCTGCTGGACTTTGTGGACTTTGAGACTCAGATAGGAGCCATTGTACAGCAATTGAAGCAGAGAAGCGCCCTGGAAGAAGTGGTGCTGCAAGAGGAGATTCTGCCAGAGAAGATCAAAATAGGGGAGAAGGACTTTACCCGGTACAAACTTTATGAGGCTATCTTGTTTCCCATTACCCCCCAAGCACTCAGGTTCCCCGCGGTGGGGCTGCGGATGACCAAATACAAGATCGCCAAAAATCCCACCTTGCTTACGCAGAACCGACTACCTGAATCTAAGACCTACAACACACAAAGCAGAGAAGTGACAGTAAAGTCTTTGCCTCCGCATCCCCTGCGAGACCAGGTGGCGGTAGGGGTGTTCAGGTTGAAAGAGCAGATGTCCCGCAGTACGGTTACGTTAAACCAAAACCTAGTGTACCACTTCAGGATTGAGGGCGAGGGTAATATCATGACCTTGCCAGTGCCGCAGAGTATAGGGATCTCCAGTGAACTGGAAATTTATTCTCCCGAAATCAGGCAAACCAAGCAGGTGCAGCAGGGACGCATGGTGGGCAGCAAAACGTTCCGGTATTTTATTGTGGGCCGTCAGGCGGGCGTGTTTCCGCTGCGGGAGCTGTTCCAGTGGGTGTATTTTAACCCGGTTACGGCCCGTTATGACACGCTGCGGCCTTCCTTTACTGTGCAGGTGCGAGGGCAGGAAGATCAAAATAGTTTTATCAGGGCACAAGATGTGGGCGATTTTTACAATATTGCCGCTACAGAAAGCAATCAGCTCATCAGCATTGACCAGTTCAGGGAAGTGCGCTTCTATACTAATGTGGTATTGGGCGTATTGCTGGGGGTAGCCCTGTTTATTTTCATACTAAAAAGAAAATGAGTAACACATACGGATCCATTTTCCGGATCACCACCTTTGGGGAATCGCACGGTACGGCCGTAGGCGTAATTGTGGATGGCTGCCCCGCCGGATTGCCTATCACCATTGAGGAGATACAGGCCGCTTTGGACCGCCGTCGTCCCGGACAGTCAAAGATCACCACACCCCGTGATGAGAAAGACCAGGTTCAGATTCTGTCAGGCATTTTTAATGGACAAACGCAGGGAACCCCTATTGCATTAGCAGTTTTCAACAAGGACCAGGCAAGCCATGACTATACTCACATAGAGAAAGCCTACCGCCCTTCCCACGCAGATTACACCTATACTGCAAAATACGGTTCCCGCGATCACCGCGGAGGCGGGCGTAGCTCGGCCCGGGAAACCTTGGCCCGGGTAGCGGCTGGAGTGTTGGCGCAAAAGTTTCTGGCTTTGCAAGGCATTCAAATTACCTCTTATGTTTCTCAGGTAGGTTCTATCTATGCTCCGGCAGATTACACCCAACTTGACCTGAGCCAGGTGGACAATACCATTGTACGCTGTCCTCACCCAGAGACTGCCCAGGCTATGATTCAGCTCATAGAAGAAACCCGTGACAAACTAGATACCGTAGGCGGAGTAGTTTCCTGCGTCATCAAGGGAGTGCCCGCAGGCTTGGGTGAGCCTGTTTTTGACAAACTGCACGCAGAACTAGGTAAGGCCATGCTTAGCATCAATGCCGTGAAAGGTTTTGAGTACGGAAGTGGTTTTGAGGGCGTGAGCATGTACGGCTCCCAGCATAATGATGTCTTCTACACCGATGAAGACGGACAGGTAAAAACCCGCACCAATCATTCCGGCGGAATTCAGGGAGGTATCTCTAACGGACAGGATATTTATTTCAAAGTAGCTTTCAAACCCGTGGCAACCATTTTGCAGCCGCAAAGCAGCATTGACCAAAGTGGGCAGGAGATTACGCTACAAGGCAAAGGGCGCCATGACCCTTGTGTTCTGCCTAGAGCCGTGCCTATTGTAGATGCCATGGCAGCCTTGGTGCTGGCAGACTTTGTGTTGCGCCAAAGAGCAAATAAAGTGGACTAAGCGCTGCTTTCCTGACTAGAATAAATGAGGCTAGTTGTTTTCTCAACTAAGCTTCTAAATTATCTATAAAAAAGGAGGAGGTGTTTAAGGGCCGTTTTGCAAGAAACAGTCCTTAAACACCTCCTCCTTTTTACTGTGGAATTCTTAAAGAATCACCAACACCCACACTAATGCCAATACAGGCAGGAGGTAGATGAGGGAGTACTTGAACATGTATTGGAAGAACGGAGGCATTTTAACCCCGGCTTGCTCAGCAATGGCTTTCACCATGAAGTTAGGCCCGTTTCCAATGTACGTCATAGCACCAAACAAAACTGCCCCTATGGAAATAGCTTCCAGCACCAACAACGTTTCCGGGGTCTGGCCTAACCCGTAAGCAAAGCTCTGTACCTGGTTAGGGTCGGCGTAGTTCAGGTGGTACTTGGCCATGCCCAAAGACAGAAAGTTGGCATAGGTAGGGGCATTGTCCAGAACTCCTGACAAGGTACCCGTTACCCAATAAAAGACAGAAGGCGTGAGTCTGGCGGCAAACTCAGGGGAAGAAGCCAGTTCTGCAGAGAGTTGCAGGGCAGGCATCATGGTAAAGAAGATGCCAAAGAACAGGAACACCACCTCCAGAATGGGGTCAAAGGAGAAGTGATTACCGTTTAGGGCAGTTCGG is part of the Rufibacter tibetensis genome and harbors:
- the queG gene encoding tRNA epoxyqueuosine(34) reductase QueG; its protein translation is MFNLAPKHTQIIKQKAQELGFMYCGVSKAEFLEEEAPRLESWLNQNMHGQMHYMANHFDKRLDPRLLVDGAKSVVSLLLNYFPEETQPEDTFKISKYAYGQDYHFVIKDKLKTLFQYIQEEIGEVGGRVFVDSAPVMDKVWAKKSGLGWVGKNSNLIRPGVGSFFFIAELILDLELEPDGPIKDYCGTCTKCMDACPTDAISAPYVVDGSKCISYFTIELKDQIPQEVEGKFGNWVFGCDICQDVCPWNRFSKAHREPAFAPHPELLHLTSNDWVELTQEVFRDIFRKSAVKRTGFEGLTRNLRFVANEPADLSSDRVSEDLV
- a CDS encoding ferritin-like domain-containing protein, whose protein sequence is MNIFNILKEVEKVDPEIFDRLDPRRAVFKHFGGFGKKLAAAAVPIAFGSMLNKAYGQTAMPSVRDVLEFALKLENLEYFFYRRAADTNIFANAAGKTAFTVIRDHEEDHVNFLRTAISGMGGAAPTTYTDANFDWTAKGTLGNATFTNYPTMLAVAQAFEDTGVRAYKGAAPALMSNDGVLQAALQIHSVEARHAAHLRRMRRDMANGVATNKPWITMKDRGGLPAAFQGIYDGEEVTTQAGVNIVGTFGGIAIDANAASEAFDEPLTVAQVNSIVAPFIK
- the aroC gene encoding chorismate synthase — protein: MSNTYGSIFRITTFGESHGTAVGVIVDGCPAGLPITIEEIQAALDRRRPGQSKITTPRDEKDQVQILSGIFNGQTQGTPIALAVFNKDQASHDYTHIEKAYRPSHADYTYTAKYGSRDHRGGGRSSARETLARVAAGVLAQKFLALQGIQITSYVSQVGSIYAPADYTQLDLSQVDNTIVRCPHPETAQAMIQLIEETRDKLDTVGGVVSCVIKGVPAGLGEPVFDKLHAELGKAMLSINAVKGFEYGSGFEGVSMYGSQHNDVFYTDEDGQVKTRTNHSGGIQGGISNGQDIYFKVAFKPVATILQPQSSIDQSGQEITLQGKGRHDPCVLPRAVPIVDAMAALVLADFVLRQRANKVD
- a CDS encoding RidA family protein; this translates as MNKMLFTLLFTILAFTAKAQEKNNAVSGQAPKVLRPNQEWNYAQAYRSGNLLYISGTVASGPMDKAIEQVYRTLQATLKQYNLNFTHVVKENLYTTNMEETSKHHLVRKKFYGTHTPAATWVQVVRLLEPNVVIEVELVAEIKKTE
- a CDS encoding BatD family protein, producing MKYAVILFVWLMGCASWCSAQDHTIEYGPAAIPIDQYFTISLKSPGTKPTKVEGFPEIEGMQKSTQKSFTTKITKGTQTSFVYTLTQQYAPLKEGEVIVKPFALVVDGKTVPAPGIKVKVGPSAPPLTGKPLDSLAAAKGTPATPEFVDVKENAFLTLHVPKKSCYVGEAVPVSLWFYVAEADLGLLDFVDFETQIGAIVQQLKQRSALEEVVLQEEILPEKIKIGEKDFTRYKLYEAILFPITPQALRFPAVGLRMTKYKIAKNPTLLTQNRLPESKTYNTQSREVTVKSLPPHPLRDQVAVGVFRLKEQMSRSTVTLNQNLVYHFRIEGEGNIMTLPVPQSIGISSELEIYSPEIRQTKQVQQGRMVGSKTFRYFIVGRQAGVFPLRELFQWVYFNPVTARYDTLRPSFTVQVRGQEDQNSFIRAQDVGDFYNIAATESNQLISIDQFREVRFYTNVVLGVLLGVALFIFILKRK
- a CDS encoding ferritin-like domain-containing protein, yielding MAKNTNSVPEQEVLQGLNNPFNRRSFLRYTGAGMAVSALLLAGCDDDDDTTTPNTTGTVNLGSNDVGILNYAYALEQLEAAFYTAVVALPNFSTLFPSAVERQVLTDIRNHEVAHREFFKAAITANAANQIIPSLTPNLPASALASRASILSTAKTFEDLGVAAYNGAGKLLTNATFLGLAGKIVSVEARHAAEIRDMIENGTFASGDSGIIPGRMIVDANGLDVALTPAQVLAAAQPFIMEKLNGSNLPTT